Proteins from a genomic interval of Sphingobacterium sp. SYP-B4668:
- a CDS encoding efflux RND transporter periplasmic adaptor subunit: MNQVSIVKSSLMGISAVFLFGCSAADDKGQQIGQPVEVNMLTIAADNAIVAREYSSAIEGILNVEIRAQVSGYIQKIMVDEGAYVQKGQTLFKIDDQVYVQQYNNAKASVLAAKANLVNMKIDLDRKRELVENNIVSNLQVSQAEATYEATSAALEQAKAAEQSARINIGFCNITAPVSGYIGRIPYRLGSLIGPSIVSPLTILSDTRQVYAYFSMSEKDFSIFQDRLAGNTIETKLRHAAAVQLKTATGKIYSQQGKINAVEGQFDKNTGSITLRAVFDNPGNELRTGSTGRVLMEQHYEQAVLVPISSTIAIQDKIYVFTSDKEGKAVQQPLVVSGKTNGNYIVTEGIQAGEKIVANGLGYLQAGTPIKEKSDITDSSDSTSAE, translated from the coding sequence ATGAATCAAGTTTCCATTGTTAAGAGTTCGCTGATGGGGATCAGCGCAGTTTTCCTTTTTGGTTGTAGCGCTGCCGATGATAAAGGGCAACAGATTGGTCAGCCCGTTGAAGTTAATATGCTTACGATAGCTGCCGACAACGCCATAGTTGCTCGAGAATATTCGAGTGCGATCGAGGGTATTCTAAACGTTGAAATTCGTGCGCAGGTATCGGGTTATATACAAAAGATCATGGTGGATGAGGGAGCCTATGTTCAAAAAGGGCAGACACTGTTTAAGATCGATGACCAAGTATATGTGCAGCAGTACAACAATGCTAAGGCTTCGGTTTTGGCAGCTAAGGCTAATTTGGTAAACATGAAAATAGACTTGGATAGAAAGCGCGAACTCGTCGAGAATAATATTGTTTCAAATCTTCAAGTCTCACAAGCTGAGGCTACCTATGAAGCCACTTCGGCGGCATTGGAGCAAGCAAAGGCAGCGGAGCAATCAGCAAGGATCAACATCGGTTTTTGTAACATTACAGCGCCCGTGAGTGGTTACATCGGACGGATACCCTATAGACTCGGAAGTTTAATCGGTCCTTCGATCGTGAGTCCGCTCACGATCTTATCCGATACGCGTCAAGTATATGCTTATTTCAGTATGAGCGAAAAGGATTTTTCGATTTTTCAAGATCGATTGGCCGGCAACACGATCGAGACTAAGCTTCGACATGCGGCAGCTGTCCAGTTGAAGACTGCCACAGGTAAAATCTATTCCCAACAAGGCAAGATTAATGCCGTAGAAGGGCAATTTGACAAAAATACAGGTTCGATTACTCTACGTGCGGTATTTGACAATCCTGGTAACGAATTACGGACAGGTAGTACGGGGCGGGTATTGATGGAGCAGCATTATGAGCAAGCCGTACTCGTCCCTATATCATCGACGATAGCCATCCAGGACAAAATCTATGTATTCACATCCGACAAGGAGGGGAAGGCAGTGCAGCAGCCACTCGTGGTTAGCGGAAAGACAAATGGAAATTACATTGTTACGGAGGGTATACAGGCCGGCGAGAAAATCGTCGCCAATGGTCTCGGCTATCTGCAAGCAGGTACGCCAATCAAAGAAAAATCGGATATAACAGACAGCTCAGACAGTACATCTGCCGAATAG
- a CDS encoding helix-turn-helix domain-containing protein: protein MIRTLVKLENAMKSVFFLSLEDMIASDIRKQKFNGFKVSTLNHENSDDVFCNIPIRMDCFAITIVTQGILRLRNNFSEYILQQGDIYLGSPSNVVEFLEVSSDIDVVCFLISVDFSKKIGVNLHGVNLLESVLTGKMSQLSVDRDVQDRLVMYIKHLGQLNSPGEAKEFHSEIVNTTLKLMTYEIGAALKLRVQNEGPIQDRQHQVAFDFINLAIERFKENKSIESYAADLFISRKYLSRVVKEVTGMTPAQIVNQLVIAEAITLLNIFNYTMTAIVDELNYVDMPTFSKFFKRHVGLSPLAYRQSVRTAK, encoded by the coding sequence ATGATAAGAACTCTCGTCAAATTAGAGAATGCGATGAAATCGGTATTTTTTCTTTCTTTGGAAGATATGATTGCCAGCGACATTAGAAAACAGAAATTTAATGGATTTAAAGTGTCTACGCTCAATCATGAGAATTCGGATGATGTGTTTTGCAATATTCCGATTCGGATGGATTGTTTTGCTATCACGATCGTAACTCAGGGAATATTGCGTTTGCGTAATAATTTTAGTGAATATATATTGCAGCAGGGAGATATTTATCTCGGTTCACCCTCTAATGTGGTAGAGTTTTTGGAAGTTTCCTCCGATATTGATGTGGTCTGCTTTCTTATAAGTGTTGATTTCTCAAAAAAGATAGGTGTAAATTTGCATGGAGTTAATCTGTTGGAGTCCGTGCTGACAGGTAAGATGAGCCAGTTGTCTGTAGATCGCGATGTTCAAGACCGTTTGGTGATGTATATAAAGCATCTAGGACAGCTAAATAGTCCAGGAGAAGCCAAAGAGTTTCATAGTGAGATCGTGAATACCACACTCAAGCTGATGACATACGAGATAGGTGCCGCACTCAAGCTGCGCGTGCAGAACGAGGGACCTATTCAAGATAGACAGCACCAGGTCGCCTTTGATTTCATCAATCTGGCAATCGAAAGATTTAAAGAGAATAAATCGATCGAGTCTTACGCTGCAGATTTGTTTATTTCTAGAAAATATCTGAGTCGTGTGGTCAAAGAGGTTACCGGTATGACGCCTGCTCAAATCGTCAATCAACTCGTGATTGCCGAAGCCATCACCTTACTCAATATTTTTAACTATACCATGACGGCAATCGTCGATGAGCTCAACTATGTCGATATGCCAACTTTTAGTAAATTCTTTAAGCGACATGTTGGCCTTTCACCTTTGGCTTATCGTCAGAGCGTACGCACCGCAAAATAA